A window of Nodosilinea sp. FACHB-141 contains these coding sequences:
- a CDS encoding SagB/ThcOx family dehydrogenase, whose amino-acid sequence MPDALVSIAQHYHSRTKYDPDTLESKARPLDYSRQPTPFKTYRVGTEIDLKPYIDESNPPKPDSERVDWMRLSRLLINAYGLTAKFPTATGQTFYLRSAPSAGGLYPAEIYIISRGTRLLPAGLYNYQARSHSLWRYWDDHGWQNLQRACFWHPALEATHLALVVTGVFYRSAWRYQDRAYRRICLDVGHLLGNLELACALVDYRPHLVASFADEAVAELLYIDATQEGALAVLPLADLLLVEQNLPCAQVAFATSPQTQFPSVPDGELLSYFHQATAIASTADVPPWAMRPTGDTPQPADTLEDKYNLPFGLRVPTTTASIAWGPQLEELEITVFKRRSTRRYTGGSISLEALRLLLDFTYQPHHYSNQGLDLDPDYCDRTLVHTFVVACGVEGLDDGCYYYAPRSEELRQVRFKNFRRELHYLCLGQELGRDAAAVVFHTADLAGAVAAYGDRVYRYLHLDAGHLGQRLNLAAVRLGLGVSGIGGFFDDQVNEVLGIPPDEAVIYVTTLGQPG is encoded by the coding sequence ATGCCCGACGCTCTGGTTTCCATCGCCCAGCACTATCACAGCCGTACCAAGTACGACCCCGACACTCTCGAGTCGAAGGCACGGCCCCTCGACTATAGTCGCCAGCCCACTCCTTTCAAGACCTACCGGGTGGGGACCGAGATTGACCTCAAACCCTATATAGACGAGAGCAACCCGCCGAAGCCAGACAGCGAGCGGGTCGATTGGATGCGACTGTCGCGGCTGCTGATCAACGCCTACGGGCTGACGGCCAAGTTTCCGACCGCCACGGGGCAGACTTTTTACCTGCGATCGGCCCCCTCGGCGGGAGGGCTGTATCCGGCGGAGATCTATATTATTTCGCGCGGTACTCGGCTGCTGCCAGCGGGCCTGTATAACTACCAGGCCCGCAGCCACAGCCTTTGGCGCTATTGGGATGACCACGGCTGGCAGAATTTACAGCGGGCCTGCTTTTGGCATCCGGCACTGGAGGCTACCCATTTGGCCCTGGTGGTGACGGGAGTGTTTTATCGCTCTGCCTGGCGCTACCAAGACCGCGCCTACCGCCGCATTTGCCTTGATGTGGGCCATCTATTGGGCAACCTGGAGCTGGCCTGCGCTCTGGTTGACTATCGCCCCCACCTGGTGGCCAGCTTTGCTGACGAGGCCGTGGCTGAGCTGCTCTACATCGACGCTACCCAGGAGGGGGCGTTGGCGGTGCTGCCCCTGGCCGACCTGCTGCTGGTGGAGCAAAACTTGCCCTGTGCTCAGGTAGCCTTTGCTACGTCACCCCAGACCCAGTTCCCATCGGTGCCCGATGGAGAACTGCTGAGTTACTTTCACCAGGCGACTGCTATCGCCTCCACTGCCGATGTGCCCCCGTGGGCGATGCGCCCTACCGGTGATACCCCCCAACCCGCTGACACTCTCGAAGATAAGTACAACCTGCCCTTTGGGTTGCGAGTGCCCACTACTACCGCCTCCATCGCCTGGGGACCTCAGCTAGAAGAGCTAGAGATCACGGTATTTAAGCGGCGATCGACTCGGCGCTACACCGGTGGGTCGATTTCTTTAGAAGCGTTGAGGCTATTGCTCGACTTTACTTACCAGCCTCACCATTATTCTAACCAGGGGCTTGACCTCGACCCCGATTACTGCGATCGCACCCTGGTGCATACCTTTGTGGTGGCCTGCGGAGTCGAGGGGCTCGACGATGGCTGCTACTACTACGCTCCCCGCAGCGAAGAGCTGCGCCAGGTGCGCTTTAAAAACTTCCGCCGGGAGCTGCACTACCTCTGTCTGGGGCAGGAGCTAGGCCGCGATGCCGCCGCCGTGGTGTTTCACACCGCCGACCTAGCGGGAGCGGTGGCGGCCTACGGCGATCGCGTCTACCGCTATCTGCACCTCGATGCCGGGCACCTGGGCCAGCGGCTCAATTTGGCGGCCGTCCGCCTGGGGTTAGGGGTGAGTGGCATCGGCGGCTTTTTCGACGACCAGGTCAATGAGGTGCTGGGCATTCCACCCGACGAAGCGGTGATTTATGTGACTACTCTGGGGCAGCCAGGATAG
- a CDS encoding pentapeptide repeat-containing protein, protein MDRLTKDALLAAYRNGQRCFAAIDLTGAELFEVDLRQIDLQGSCLDESYIPYSNLSGAKLGGASLVKAHLGDVNLYGADLQAALLTGADLGRADLRGANLCEADLRGANLSGADLRGANLSAANLEGASLSGASLSGASLSGANLSRCNLFRATGADLVESRCDGTTILPNGYNYGR, encoded by the coding sequence ATGGATCGACTTACAAAAGATGCCCTGCTGGCGGCATACCGAAACGGTCAGCGATGCTTTGCAGCGATCGATTTGACCGGGGCTGAATTGTTCGAAGTAGATTTGCGTCAGATCGACTTGCAGGGTAGCTGTCTAGACGAGAGTTACATTCCCTACAGCAATCTCAGCGGGGCCAAACTGGGGGGCGCGAGCTTGGTAAAAGCCCATTTGGGCGACGTCAACCTCTACGGGGCTGACCTGCAAGCCGCCCTGCTGACCGGGGCTGACTTGGGTCGTGCCGATCTGCGCGGGGCCAATCTGTGTGAAGCCGATCTGCGCGGGGCCAACCTCAGCGGGGCCGATCTGCGCGGTGCTAACCTCAGCGCCGCTAATCTGGAGGGAGCTAGTCTCAGCGGGGCCAGTCTCAGCGGAGCTAGCCTTAGCGGGGCTAATCTCAGCCGGTGCAACCTGTTTCGGGCAACGGGGGCCGACCTAGTCGAGAGCCGCTGCGACGGCACGACAATTTTGCCCAATGGTTACAACTATGGCCGTTAG
- a CDS encoding tetratricopeptide repeat protein — translation MRQPMRSLADVPRPLLLLALMLISGGVVRPAIAQDSQQAEPQLVASAPEPMRLAQTATTAELERLSTEADLAFRRATTLFFVMLGTLLLLLSVGVVMLWLMRRSVIQEVSVVVRNQINDITDLETKIQTATRDLDYILNQAKERAAELDSRTDRFQEEAVTKKQVLNRLVDDLAEFKARTINDWQSTLSDLQVKLESTEANFVGHLTGLRATADDEITTLRKDTQLQRDVVFRTLEENQTGFLRDVNRLRSDVEVHQDAVLQKIGNAETSFADQMGTMTLAMQEERDRVMVALADLRQQLTTQASDQVERQAATIAEALEALRQGSLTRLQTQTEEISRQLGDLQVSALGERDLALQTIQRSIDEFTSRFANLRGEVDGQRSRILADLRRQADEFLAQFGGLKLDIQKQQDMLLGDLRRAADEALERFTATRAEVDSRQQNTLDDFQRTAQTLQGQLSQMATEAEIQRSTLLADVEGTANAFRQQVRVLQEAAGEQQLQVLDGLRAMEAAFAEQLNQVRGTIFTRRDRILDKIDTFDARLSEDLATLGSTTAEREAAARTQLDGLMAEMAERFARLEADIEAGREVSLGRLGDLQQSYQVRLEAIQAEAQHQKDEIMRRLGEVSPQYLADSFMSEARQQFETITDKIGRLETNRPQLFLTADEYIGRGDRYLADGDYALAVAEYDKALDIQPVNTQVWLNRATAQQALEQLEGAIDSLDHALELEPKHTVALLQKGLILRELRRHEDALVVFDQLTEITPDDAKAWLNRGMVLSRLKRREDAIAAFDRALEIHPEYHEAWVNRGVSYGILQQHEEAFNSFDKAVEYQANDAIAWLNRGLSLIELERYDDALASFDKATRFNPDAPKGWDNRGLALVKLGRDEDAIKSFDRAIALDPDYPKAHYHKALCYALQRQFDNAMEALQQAVRLDPDYREEARTEPAFDELWSDNWFRELVE, via the coding sequence ATGAGGCAGCCCATGCGTTCCCTGGCCGATGTTCCCCGACCCCTGTTGCTGCTGGCGCTGATGTTGATCAGCGGCGGGGTGGTGCGGCCTGCGATCGCGCAAGATTCTCAACAAGCCGAGCCTCAGCTCGTTGCCTCAGCTCCGGAACCAATGCGGCTAGCCCAGACGGCGACCACCGCCGAGCTAGAACGGCTGAGCACCGAGGCCGATCTGGCCTTTCGTCGCGCTACCACTCTATTCTTTGTCATGCTGGGCACGCTGCTGCTGCTGCTCAGCGTTGGCGTGGTGATGCTGTGGCTGATGCGGCGATCGGTGATTCAAGAAGTCTCGGTTGTTGTGCGCAACCAAATTAACGACATCACCGATTTAGAAACCAAAATTCAAACGGCCACCCGCGACCTCGACTACATTCTCAACCAGGCGAAAGAGCGAGCCGCCGAGTTAGACAGCCGTACCGATCGCTTCCAAGAAGAGGCTGTTACCAAAAAGCAGGTGCTCAACCGGCTGGTGGATGACCTGGCGGAATTCAAAGCGCGCACGATCAACGACTGGCAGTCGACCCTGAGCGATTTGCAGGTGAAGCTAGAGTCGACTGAGGCCAACTTTGTCGGTCACTTGACCGGGCTGCGAGCAACCGCCGATGACGAAATCACCACCCTGCGCAAAGATACCCAGCTTCAGCGCGACGTCGTGTTTCGCACCCTCGAAGAAAATCAGACCGGCTTTTTGCGCGATGTGAACCGACTGCGCAGCGATGTAGAAGTGCATCAAGATGCGGTGCTGCAAAAAATCGGCAACGCCGAAACCAGCTTTGCCGACCAGATGGGCACGATGACCCTGGCCATGCAAGAAGAGCGCGATCGCGTCATGGTAGCCCTAGCCGACCTGCGCCAGCAGCTCACTACCCAGGCCAGCGACCAGGTAGAGCGCCAGGCCGCCACCATTGCCGAGGCCCTAGAGGCGCTGCGCCAGGGCAGTCTCACTCGTCTGCAAACCCAAACTGAGGAGATCAGCCGCCAGCTGGGCGATCTGCAAGTGAGTGCCCTAGGCGAGCGCGACTTAGCGTTACAAACTATTCAGCGCTCCATCGACGAATTCACCTCGCGGTTTGCCAACCTGCGCGGCGAGGTGGATGGTCAGCGCAGCCGCATCTTGGCTGACCTGCGCCGCCAAGCCGACGAGTTTTTGGCCCAGTTTGGTGGCCTGAAGCTCGATATTCAAAAGCAGCAGGATATGCTGCTGGGCGACCTGCGCCGGGCGGCGGATGAGGCCTTGGAGCGCTTTACGGCTACCCGCGCCGAGGTGGATTCTCGCCAACAAAACACCCTCGACGACTTTCAGCGCACGGCCCAGACGTTGCAGGGCCAGCTTAGCCAGATGGCCACCGAGGCCGAGATTCAGCGATCGACCCTGCTGGCCGATGTGGAGGGCACCGCCAACGCCTTTCGCCAGCAGGTGCGGGTGCTGCAAGAGGCGGCAGGGGAGCAGCAGCTCCAGGTGCTCGACGGGCTGCGGGCGATGGAAGCGGCCTTTGCCGAGCAGCTCAATCAGGTGCGCGGCACTATTTTTACCCGCCGCGATCGCATCCTCGACAAAATCGACACCTTCGATGCTCGCCTCAGCGAAGATTTAGCTACCCTAGGCAGCACCACCGCCGAGCGCGAGGCGGCGGCCCGCACCCAGCTCGACGGGCTAATGGCCGAAATGGCGGAGCGCTTTGCTCGTTTGGAAGCCGACATTGAGGCCGGGCGAGAGGTTAGCCTGGGTCGTTTGGGCGATTTACAGCAGAGTTACCAAGTGCGGCTAGAGGCTATCCAGGCAGAAGCCCAACATCAGAAAGACGAGATTATGCGCCGCTTGGGCGAAGTGTCGCCCCAGTACCTGGCCGACTCGTTTATGAGTGAGGCACGGCAGCAGTTCGAGACGATTACCGACAAGATCGGTCGGCTGGAGACCAACCGACCCCAGCTGTTTCTCACCGCTGATGAATATATTGGCCGGGGCGATCGCTACCTGGCTGACGGCGACTATGCCCTGGCAGTGGCCGAGTACGACAAAGCCCTCGACATTCAGCCGGTCAACACCCAGGTGTGGCTCAACCGAGCTACGGCCCAGCAGGCCCTAGAGCAGCTGGAGGGGGCGATCGATTCCCTCGACCATGCCCTGGAGCTAGAGCCCAAACACACCGTAGCGCTGCTGCAAAAGGGGCTTATTTTGCGGGAGCTGCGCCGCCACGAAGATGCCTTGGTGGTGTTTGACCAGCTTACCGAAATCACCCCCGACGACGCCAAGGCCTGGCTCAACCGGGGCATGGTGCTAAGCCGCCTTAAGCGTCGCGAAGATGCGATCGCCGCCTTTGACCGGGCGTTAGAGATTCATCCCGAATACCACGAAGCCTGGGTGAACCGAGGCGTGTCCTACGGCATTTTGCAGCAGCACGAGGAGGCGTTTAACTCCTTTGATAAGGCGGTGGAGTACCAGGCCAACGATGCGATCGCCTGGCTCAATCGGGGTCTGTCGCTGATTGAGCTAGAGCGCTACGACGATGCTCTGGCCAGCTTTGACAAAGCCACCCGCTTCAACCCCGATGCCCCCAAGGGTTGGGACAACCGGGGGTTGGCCCTGGTGAAGCTGGGTCGCGATGAGGATGCGATTAAGAGCTTTGATCGAGCGATCGCCCTCGACCCTGACTACCCCAAGGCCCACTATCACAAGGCCCTCTGCTACGCCCTTCAACGCCAGTTCGACAATGCCATGGAAGCGCTACAGCAGGCGGTGCGCCTTGACCCTGACTACCGCGAAGAAGCCCGTACCGAGCCTGCCTTTGACGAGTTGTGGAGCGACAACTGGTTCCGCGAGCTAGTGGAATAG
- a CDS encoding SGNH/GDSL hydrolase family protein, with amino-acid sequence MIKILLWALGIGVLAIAIAELLLRVRYGLGNPPLYVADARTGYRLAPNQSLRRRGNRIEINQYSMRGPAVDPQRPTDALRVLMVGDSIVNGGWWTDQSELLSVKVQQALVALNPPGVETVEVLNASANSWGPRNELGYLLRFGTFEAQLVLVVLNTDDLFAIAPNSYELGRNPAYPIRRPPLALWEVVQRRFSYTPSPALQALHDQGGDRVGVNLEALRQLNQVVQDAGGRLAIAMTPLRRELDSDGPRDYELVARQRLTAFAQNEGIPYLDGLPLFQQTAHEQLYFDHIHLSPEGNDWVSQALAKLLLELWNRPSESALPSTHEPLSDLW; translated from the coding sequence TTGATCAAAATTTTGCTCTGGGCGTTGGGAATTGGGGTGTTGGCGATCGCGATCGCCGAGCTGCTGCTGCGGGTGCGCTATGGCCTGGGCAACCCACCTCTTTACGTCGCCGATGCCCGTACCGGCTACCGCCTAGCTCCTAACCAGAGCCTGCGGCGGCGGGGCAATCGCATTGAGATTAACCAATATTCGATGCGGGGGCCAGCGGTGGATCCCCAGAGACCGACCGATGCCCTGCGGGTGCTGATGGTGGGCGACTCGATTGTCAACGGCGGCTGGTGGACCGATCAAAGCGAGCTGCTGTCGGTCAAGGTGCAGCAGGCTCTCGTTGCGCTCAACCCACCGGGAGTAGAAACGGTGGAGGTGCTCAACGCCTCGGCCAACTCCTGGGGGCCGCGCAACGAGCTGGGCTATCTGCTGCGGTTTGGCACCTTTGAGGCCCAGTTGGTGCTGGTGGTGCTAAATACTGACGATCTGTTTGCGATCGCCCCTAACAGCTACGAACTGGGTCGCAACCCCGCCTACCCCATCCGCCGTCCGCCCCTAGCCCTGTGGGAGGTAGTCCAGCGTCGGTTTAGCTATACCCCCAGCCCAGCCCTGCAAGCGCTGCATGACCAAGGTGGCGATCGCGTGGGGGTCAACCTAGAGGCCCTGCGCCAGCTCAACCAGGTGGTGCAGGATGCGGGCGGGCGGCTGGCGATCGCCATGACTCCCCTGCGCCGCGAGCTTGATTCCGATGGCCCCCGCGACTACGAATTGGTGGCTCGCCAGCGCCTCACCGCCTTTGCCCAAAATGAGGGGATTCCCTACCTCGACGGTCTGCCCCTGTTTCAGCAGACGGCCCACGAACAGCTCTACTTCGACCACATTCACCTCAGCCCCGAGGGCAATGACTGGGTGAGCCAAGCTCTAGCTAAGCTCCTGCTCGAACTTTGGAACCGTCCTTCCGAGTCAGCTCTGCCATCTACCCATGAGCCTTTGAGCGATCTGTGGTGA
- a CDS encoding glycosyltransferase — protein sequence MFFSVVTPTYNRQPILEKCLRALENQVFDSALITDYELVVVDDGSTDGTIEWLQAAAAEFPHVRLVERHHQGAAAARNYGVQVAQGDTIVFVDSDVIMPPGSLQAHAQALVDAYQRLGDDRVFTAGRLVNTSNFERPTVEPAKVTDFSNAFFDTANLAIARHWLLTAGLFDTEFSQYGWEDLELGVRLKNLGVTMIKVPEAVGYHYHPPFSLDQIPKMIDQEIQRGRMGAIFYQKHPTREVRMMIQMTWLHRLLWGLLTAGGRLNERTMAPLLRWLIAQGKPRVALELARVFLNWYTVQGVYAAYSELQQQG from the coding sequence GTGTTTTTTAGCGTTGTTACCCCTACCTACAATCGCCAGCCCATTCTCGAAAAGTGCTTGCGTGCCCTTGAAAACCAGGTTTTTGACTCCGCCCTAATTACCGACTACGAACTGGTAGTGGTAGATGACGGCTCTACCGATGGCACGATTGAGTGGCTGCAAGCCGCTGCTGCCGAATTTCCCCATGTGCGGCTGGTGGAGCGTCACCACCAGGGGGCGGCGGCGGCCCGCAACTACGGGGTGCAGGTGGCCCAGGGGGACACTATTGTCTTTGTGGACAGCGATGTGATTATGCCGCCGGGCAGTCTCCAGGCCCATGCCCAGGCTCTAGTCGATGCCTACCAACGTTTAGGAGACGATCGCGTATTCACTGCCGGGCGCCTAGTGAACACCAGCAACTTTGAGCGGCCCACCGTCGAACCCGCCAAGGTGACGGACTTCTCCAACGCCTTTTTTGATACGGCTAACCTGGCGATCGCCCGCCACTGGCTGCTGACCGCTGGCCTGTTCGACACCGAGTTTAGCCAGTACGGCTGGGAGGATTTAGAACTGGGGGTGCGGCTCAAAAATCTGGGCGTCACTATGATCAAAGTGCCTGAAGCCGTGGGCTACCACTACCATCCACCCTTCTCCCTCGATCAAATTCCCAAGATGATCGACCAAGAAATTCAGCGCGGCCGCATGGGAGCGATCTTTTATCAAAAGCACCCCACCCGCGAGGTGCGCATGATGATTCAGATGACCTGGCTGCACCGACTGCTGTGGGGCTTGCTCACCGCGGGCGGGCGGTTGAACGAGCGCACCATGGCCCCCCTATTGCGCTGGCTGATTGCCCAAGGCAAGCCCCGGGTGGCTCTGGAACTGGCGCGGGTGTTTCTCAACTGGTATACGGTGCAGGGGGTGTATGCCGCCTATAGCGAACTTCAGCAGCAGGGATAG
- a CDS encoding UPF0182 family protein — translation MITKAFAKSLPRWGWLGLGLLTLIFFDAIINLQAEQLWFGEVNYLEVFWLRLKSQLLLGIIPILCTLGFTWGNLALADRAQPMEKPSDRRDQASSLGLSGLLLLGVTLSFLLGLQLIYQGQIAGDFWQQTTTLYDSATPLALWPKLQLFKVVGQIFITQPWMLIALGISTVAFLLYPRQLGRLAAMLMSLGYGLILAKQWPALLLSLDPVPYGQTEPIFDRDIAFYIFRLPVLRLLEFWVIGGLFFTLVSVYLVYLLRGQTLSQGRFYGFSVAQQQHLYSLAGLLFLATSFSHWLARYEVLYASEGVVYGAGYTHVNVVLPANWLLSIFALGMGLVFLSRGLLWAPTYINPMRRTSPTGAGKAPLGWWAGMGRTSLLIKGICGYLALTLLGLVIAPAVVQRLVVQPNELQRERPYITNSIALTRTAFDLEAIESEPFDSSGDLNVEDIQQNDLTLENIRLWDPRPLLDSNRQLQQIRLYYEFKDADFDRYNILNQERRSERRQVMISARELNYERVPEIAKTWVNEHLVYTHGYGFTMSPVNTAGPDGLPTYFVSGINNLPSSDQVRQSIPIGEPRLYFGELTDTYVMTNTQLLELDYPSGNENVYTSYLGRGGINLDSIWRRLLFARYLLDWRMLFTEDFTADTRLLFRRNIADRVRAIAPFLRFDTDPYLVVADIGNASRQWGTGVAHGSRPPSTVSFEGFRDRDPNLTVENYDSQDTEGYLYWVIDAYTVSGRYPYSDPSDNDFNYIRNSVKVVVDAYNGAISFFVTDPNDPIIQTWDRLLPAMFEPLEAMPDSLRAHIRYPQDLFSVQANSLMTYHMTDPQVFYNREDQWRAPNEIYANEAQQVDPYYLIMKLPQEDTEEFVLLRLFTPDQRNNLIAWLAARSDGDRYGLRLLYRFPKQDLVFGPEQIEARINQDPEISQRISLWDTQGSQAQQGNLLVIPIEQSLIYVEPLYLVAEQNQLPTLARVILVYKNRIAMAPTLQAVLSAVFLEEPEPATPILRELGAETPETDPLQPLPGIDTPAGAPAEGGLLEGLPAEE, via the coding sequence ATGATCACTAAGGCATTTGCAAAAAGTCTGCCCCGATGGGGGTGGCTGGGTCTAGGGCTGCTAACTCTGATCTTTTTCGATGCGATTATTAATCTTCAAGCTGAGCAGCTTTGGTTTGGGGAAGTCAACTACCTAGAGGTGTTTTGGCTGCGGCTTAAGTCACAGCTGCTGCTCGGCATTATTCCTATTTTGTGCACCTTGGGCTTTACCTGGGGCAACCTGGCCCTGGCCGATCGCGCCCAGCCGATGGAGAAGCCTAGCGATCGCCGCGATCAGGCCAGCAGTTTAGGCCTCAGCGGGCTGCTGTTGCTGGGGGTCACCCTGAGCTTTTTGCTGGGCTTGCAGCTAATTTACCAGGGGCAAATTGCCGGCGATTTTTGGCAGCAGACCACCACCCTCTACGACTCCGCTACACCCCTCGCCCTATGGCCCAAGCTCCAGCTATTTAAGGTCGTTGGGCAAATTTTTATCACTCAGCCCTGGATGCTGATCGCCCTAGGCATTAGCACCGTGGCCTTTTTGCTATATCCGCGACAGCTGGGGCGACTGGCGGCAATGCTGATGAGCCTCGGCTACGGGCTGATTTTAGCCAAGCAGTGGCCAGCCTTGCTGCTTTCCCTCGACCCCGTACCCTATGGTCAGACAGAGCCGATCTTTGACCGAGACATTGCCTTTTACATCTTTCGGCTGCCGGTGCTGCGCCTGCTGGAGTTTTGGGTGATTGGCGGACTGTTTTTCACCCTGGTCAGCGTGTATCTGGTCTACTTGCTCAGAGGCCAAACCCTCAGTCAAGGGCGCTTCTATGGTTTTTCAGTCGCCCAGCAGCAGCACCTCTACAGCCTGGCCGGACTGCTGTTTTTGGCCACCAGCTTTAGTCACTGGCTAGCGCGCTACGAAGTGCTTTATGCGAGTGAAGGCGTGGTGTATGGCGCTGGCTACACCCACGTCAATGTGGTGCTGCCCGCGAACTGGCTGCTGTCGATATTCGCTCTGGGGATGGGGCTGGTCTTTTTAAGCCGAGGGCTGCTGTGGGCCCCAACCTATATCAACCCCATGCGCAGAACTTCTCCCACGGGTGCCGGCAAAGCGCCCTTGGGGTGGTGGGCAGGGATGGGGCGCACCAGTTTACTGATCAAAGGAATCTGTGGCTATTTGGCATTAACCCTGTTGGGTCTAGTGATAGCGCCTGCTGTGGTGCAAAGGCTAGTGGTGCAGCCTAACGAACTTCAGCGTGAGCGCCCCTACATTACCAACTCCATCGCCCTCACCCGCACCGCCTTTGATCTAGAGGCCATTGAGTCAGAACCCTTTGACTCTAGCGGTGATCTAAACGTCGAAGACATCCAGCAAAACGATCTCACCCTCGAAAACATTCGTCTGTGGGACCCACGGCCGCTGCTCGACAGCAACCGTCAGCTTCAGCAAATCCGCCTGTACTACGAGTTTAAAGATGCCGACTTCGATCGCTACAATATTTTGAACCAGGAGCGCCGCTCAGAGCGCCGTCAGGTAATGATCTCAGCGCGGGAACTCAACTATGAGCGGGTGCCCGAGATTGCTAAAACTTGGGTGAACGAGCACCTGGTCTATACCCACGGCTACGGCTTCACCATGAGCCCGGTGAATACCGCTGGCCCCGATGGGCTACCCACCTACTTTGTTAGCGGCATCAACAACCTGCCCAGCAGCGACCAGGTGCGTCAAAGCATTCCCATCGGTGAGCCGCGCCTGTATTTTGGGGAGCTCACCGACACCTACGTCATGACCAACACCCAACTGCTGGAGCTTGACTACCCCAGCGGCAACGAGAATGTCTATACCTCCTACCTGGGCCGGGGCGGCATTAACCTGGACAGCATTTGGCGACGGCTGTTGTTTGCTCGCTACCTGCTCGACTGGCGCATGCTGTTTACTGAAGACTTTACCGCCGATACGCGACTGCTGTTTCGCCGCAACATTGCCGATCGCGTTCGGGCGATCGCGCCTTTTCTGCGCTTTGACACCGATCCCTACCTAGTGGTCGCTGACATTGGCAACGCCTCGCGGCAATGGGGTACTGGCGTAGCTCACGGCAGCCGTCCCCCCAGCACGGTCAGCTTTGAGGGTTTTCGCGATCGCGACCCGAACCTCACCGTCGAAAACTACGATTCCCAAGACACCGAAGGCTACCTTTATTGGGTGATCGATGCCTACACCGTCAGCGGTCGGTACCCCTACTCTGACCCTAGCGACAACGATTTCAACTACATTCGCAACTCGGTCAAGGTGGTGGTCGACGCCTACAACGGGGCAATTAGCTTTTTTGTCACGGATCCCAACGACCCCATTATTCAGACCTGGGATCGGCTGCTGCCTGCCATGTTTGAGCCGCTAGAGGCCATGCCCGATAGCCTGCGCGCCCACATTCGCTACCCGCAGGATCTCTTCTCGGTACAAGCCAATTCGCTCATGACCTACCACATGACCGATCCCCAAGTGTTTTATAACCGGGAAGACCAGTGGCGCGCGCCTAATGAAATCTATGCGAACGAGGCCCAGCAGGTTGATCCCTACTACCTGATTATGAAGCTGCCCCAGGAAGACACCGAGGAGTTTGTGCTGCTGCGGTTGTTTACTCCCGATCAGCGCAACAATTTAATTGCCTGGCTAGCGGCAAGGTCGGACGGCGATCGCTACGGGCTGCGGCTGCTCTACCGCTTTCCCAAGCAGGATCTGGTGTTTGGCCCTGAGCAGATCGAGGCCCGCATCAACCAAGACCCCGAGATTTCCCAGCGCATCTCTCTCTGGGACACCCAGGGGTCCCAGGCCCAGCAGGGCAATTTGCTGGTGATTCCCATTGAACAGTCTCTGATCTACGTAGAGCCCTTGTATCTCGTGGCTGAGCAGAATCAACTGCCCACCTTGGCTCGGGTGATTTTGGTCTACAAAAACCGTATTGCCATGGCTCCCACGCTACAAGCGGTGCTGTCGGCGGTGTTTTTAGAGGAGCCCGAGCCAGCGACCCCAATTTTGCGCGAGCTGGGGGCAGAGACTCCCGAAACCGACCCGCTGCAACCGCTGCCGGGTATAGACACCCCCGCCGGAGCCCCGGCGGAAGGGGGCCTGCTGGAAGGACTGCCGGCGGAGGAGTGA
- a CDS encoding DUF4079 domain-containing protein: MLDAPDLLRLLHPFLAVTVVMPLIGVAVYFAVQTRQRRLAVADKAKTTISPVVGKEHVRVGQWLSGAVVSLVLLGLAHPIFKTLSQENVWAEDLFRGVFVVAMYAFTLGALVLLYRSSSRVWRGTFATLTGMGLWLVGMQPGVFRRGYEWPVSHFYLGMTAAMLMIFALATLPEIYKSKSWRLTHAALNTVAVLLFISQGITGVRDLLEIPLQWQEPFIYQCDFENKSC, encoded by the coding sequence ATGCTGGATGCCCCCGATCTGCTCAGACTGCTGCACCCGTTTCTGGCCGTTACGGTGGTGATGCCGCTGATTGGCGTAGCCGTCTATTTTGCGGTGCAGACTCGCCAGCGGCGTTTGGCCGTTGCCGACAAAGCCAAAACCACTATTTCCCCAGTGGTGGGCAAAGAGCATGTGCGGGTTGGGCAATGGCTATCCGGGGCAGTGGTGAGTTTAGTGCTTTTGGGTTTAGCCCATCCCATTTTCAAGACCCTTTCCCAAGAAAATGTCTGGGCTGAGGACCTCTTTCGAGGGGTGTTTGTGGTGGCTATGTACGCCTTCACCCTGGGGGCTTTGGTGCTGCTGTATCGCTCCAGCAGCCGGGTTTGGCGGGGTACCTTTGCGACCCTGACCGGCATGGGGCTCTGGCTAGTGGGTATGCAGCCGGGGGTATTTCGGCGCGGTTATGAGTGGCCGGTGTCTCACTTTTACTTGGGTATGACAGCGGCCATGCTGATGATCTTCGCCCTCGCCACCCTGCCCGAGATTTACAAGTCCAAGAGCTGGCGGCTGACCCACGCGGCGCTCAACACGGTGGCAGTGCTGCTCTTCATTAGCCAGGGTATTACCGGCGTGCGCGATCTGCTCGAAATTCCGCTGCAGTGGCAAGAGCCTTTTATCTACCAGTGTGACTTTGAGAACAAGAGCTGTTGA